A portion of the Edaphobacter lichenicola genome contains these proteins:
- a CDS encoding LutB/LldF family L-lactate oxidation iron-sulfur protein, producing the protein MSGVGLDPRTAPTFPMAAKTMLGDTQLRKNVRHATDVIQAKRARVVAEMPDWQQLREAGKQIRQHTMEHLDFYLEEFEANCTRAGGVVHWARDAEEARRIIVGLVKASGSDEVIKIKSMTTEEIQLNSALEAAGIHPFETDLAELIIQLGEDRPSHIVVPALHKNRQQIREIFQKKMNLPELGERPQDLADAARMFLREKFLRVKTGVSGANFLIAETGGVCVVESEGNGRMCLTLPETLITVAGIDKVVPRFQDLEVLLQLLPRSATGERMNPYNSIWTGVNAADGPRTFHVVLMDNARTEILADEEGRQTLNCIRCAACQNACPVYRQTGGHAYGSVYAGPIGAILTPQLQEMKHAQSLPYASSLCGACYEVCPVKINIPEVLIHLRNKVVKQNTAGVAGFFDVEASAMKAMAMIFRSERRFRAAQRLGRVAEGPLVHKDGRGEGWIGWLPGMLGGWTQVRDLQEMPKETFRDWWEKRAANGR; encoded by the coding sequence GTGAGTGGGGTGGGGTTGGATCCGCGGACGGCGCCTACGTTTCCGATGGCGGCGAAGACGATGCTGGGGGATACGCAGCTACGGAAGAATGTGCGGCATGCGACGGATGTGATCCAGGCGAAGCGGGCTCGCGTGGTGGCGGAGATGCCGGACTGGCAGCAGTTGCGCGAGGCAGGGAAGCAGATTCGCCAGCACACGATGGAGCATTTGGATTTTTATCTGGAAGAGTTTGAGGCGAACTGCACGCGCGCGGGTGGTGTGGTGCATTGGGCTCGGGATGCGGAGGAGGCGCGACGGATTATTGTCGGGTTGGTGAAGGCTTCGGGGTCGGATGAGGTCATCAAGATCAAGTCGATGACGACGGAGGAGATTCAGTTGAACTCGGCGCTGGAGGCGGCGGGGATTCATCCGTTTGAGACGGATCTAGCGGAGTTGATTATTCAGTTGGGCGAGGATCGGCCTTCGCATATTGTGGTGCCGGCGCTGCATAAGAATCGGCAGCAGATTCGGGAGATCTTTCAGAAGAAGATGAATCTGCCGGAGCTGGGTGAGAGGCCGCAGGATCTAGCGGATGCGGCGCGGATGTTTTTGCGCGAGAAGTTTTTGCGCGTGAAGACGGGGGTGAGTGGCGCAAATTTTTTGATCGCGGAGACTGGTGGGGTTTGCGTGGTGGAGAGCGAAGGCAATGGCAGGATGTGTCTGACGCTGCCTGAGACGCTGATTACTGTTGCCGGGATCGATAAGGTTGTGCCGCGGTTTCAGGATCTTGAGGTGCTTCTGCAGTTGCTGCCGCGATCGGCTACGGGTGAGCGGATGAATCCGTATAACTCGATATGGACTGGAGTGAATGCGGCGGATGGGCCACGTACGTTTCATGTGGTGTTGATGGACAATGCGCGGACGGAGATTCTGGCGGATGAAGAGGGACGGCAGACGCTGAACTGTATTCGTTGCGCGGCGTGCCAGAATGCTTGTCCGGTGTATCGGCAGACGGGTGGACATGCGTATGGGAGCGTGTATGCGGGGCCGATTGGAGCGATTCTGACGCCGCAGTTGCAGGAGATGAAACATGCACAGTCGCTGCCGTATGCGTCGTCGTTGTGTGGGGCTTGTTATGAAGTTTGTCCGGTGAAGATCAATATTCCGGAGGTACTGATTCACCTGCGGAATAAGGTGGTGAAGCAGAATACGGCTGGTGTGGCTGGATTTTTTGATGTTGAAGCCAGCGCGATGAAGGCGATGGCGATGATCTTTCGCAGCGAGCGGAGGTTTCGCGCGGCGCAGAGGCTGGGGCGTGTTGCGGAGGGGCCGCTGGTGCACAAGGATGGTCGAGGCGAGGGGTGGATCGGTTGGCTGCCGGGGATGCTAGGCGGTTGGACCCAGGTGAGGGATCTGCAGGAGATGCCGAAGGAGACGTTTCGGGATTGGTGGGAGAAGAGGGCGGCGAATGGGCGTTGA
- a CDS encoding LutC/YkgG family protein: MGVDGSAGSARAEVLRRIRAANGGAADGVAARVAWEGVTREYRRSGTRVRELMLELLEDRLRDYDATVVRTAGGDVARSVARMLAERGVTRMVVPVGLRAEWLPSGFEFVVDEGLSAGELNGFDGVMTGATLAIAETGTVVLQNVAGQGRRAVTLVPDYHLCLVRLDDVVETVPEAMARLQGTAELATTFVSGPSATADIEMTRIKGVHGPRFLDVILID, from the coding sequence ATGGGCGTTGATGGGAGTGCGGGGTCGGCTCGGGCTGAGGTGCTGCGGCGGATCAGGGCGGCTAATGGTGGTGCCGCGGATGGAGTTGCTGCTCGGGTGGCGTGGGAGGGAGTTACACGGGAGTATCGTCGGAGCGGGACCAGGGTGCGCGAGTTGATGTTGGAGCTTCTTGAGGATCGTCTACGGGACTATGACGCTACTGTGGTCCGCACTGCTGGTGGGGATGTAGCGCGAAGTGTGGCAAGGATGCTAGCTGAGCGCGGTGTGACGCGAATGGTGGTGCCGGTTGGGTTGAGGGCTGAGTGGCTGCCGAGCGGTTTTGAGTTTGTGGTGGATGAGGGGCTTTCTGCTGGTGAATTGAACGGTTTTGATGGTGTGATGACGGGAGCGACTTTGGCGATTGCGGAGACGGGTACTGTGGTGTTGCAGAACGTTGCCGGGCAAGGGAGACGGGCTGTGACGCTGGTGCCGGACTATCATCTTTGCCTGGTGCGGTTGGATGACGTCGTGGAGACGGTGCCGGAGGCGATGGCGCGATTGCAGGGGACTGCGGAGTTGGCGACTACGTTCGTTTCGGGGCCTTCCGCGACGGCGGATATTGAGATGACACGAATTAAGGGTGTGCATGGGCCGCGGTTTCTGGATGTGATTCTGATTGATTAG
- a CDS encoding substrate-binding domain-containing protein yields MALRKTTKRLYLIPVLSKALDILELLQVDNQPMTLEAIHRQTRISKTTVYRVLKTFVHRGYLSQSPDGLYRPVTRPKKMRFGFGGQSADMPFSVEVTESLKDAAAAVGVDLLILDNRYDAATALKNAEEFVSSKVDLVIEFQVEQEVAPMIGDKIAAAKIPLIAIDIPHPHATYFGVDNYRVGIEAGETLAAYATANWEKKVDWVLGLDLAEAGQLVQSRITGAFEGVRKGHPELPVEAFVRIDGRGMRDRSKKLVSDFLQRHPKDRHILIAAATDSSALGGVDAVREQKREKHVVVVGQDCIAEAIQEMRKDKSPLIGSVSHEASSYGPSLIHLGLSLLRGQTVAPYNYVAHKMVTRESLS; encoded by the coding sequence ATGGCGTTACGTAAGACGACGAAACGACTTTATTTGATTCCGGTGTTGTCGAAGGCGCTGGATATTTTGGAGCTGCTTCAGGTGGATAACCAGCCGATGACGCTGGAGGCGATCCATCGGCAGACACGCATCTCGAAGACCACGGTGTACCGGGTGTTGAAGACGTTCGTGCATCGTGGATATCTTTCGCAGTCGCCTGACGGGTTGTACCGGCCGGTGACGCGACCGAAGAAGATGCGGTTCGGCTTTGGCGGGCAGAGCGCCGATATGCCATTTTCAGTTGAAGTGACAGAGAGTCTGAAGGACGCGGCCGCGGCGGTAGGCGTCGATCTGCTGATATTGGATAACCGTTATGACGCGGCGACCGCTTTGAAGAATGCAGAGGAGTTTGTCAGCAGCAAGGTCGATCTCGTGATTGAGTTTCAAGTGGAGCAGGAGGTCGCGCCGATGATCGGCGACAAGATCGCGGCGGCAAAGATTCCTCTGATTGCGATCGATATTCCGCATCCGCATGCGACTTATTTTGGAGTGGATAACTATCGAGTTGGTATCGAAGCCGGGGAGACGCTTGCGGCGTACGCGACGGCTAATTGGGAGAAAAAAGTGGATTGGGTGCTTGGCCTGGATCTGGCGGAGGCCGGGCAACTGGTGCAGAGCCGAATTACAGGGGCGTTTGAAGGAGTACGGAAGGGTCATCCTGAGCTGCCGGTTGAGGCATTTGTTCGAATCGACGGGCGAGGGATGCGAGACCGGAGTAAGAAACTGGTGTCGGATTTTCTGCAGCGACATCCGAAGGATAGACATATCCTGATTGCTGCAGCAACCGACTCGAGTGCGCTGGGTGGCGTGGATGCGGTGCGAGAACAAAAGCGCGAGAAGCACGTCGTTGTTGTGGGGCAGGACTGCATTGCGGAGGCGATACAGGAGATGCGGAAAGATAAGTCGCCGCTGATTGGATCGGTTTCGCATGAGGCGAGTTCGTATGGGCCGAGTCTGATTCACCTGGGGCTTTCGCTGCTCCGGGGGCAGACGGTAGCACCATATAACTACGTGGCGCACAAGATGGTGACTCGGGAGTCGCTGAGCTAG
- a CDS encoding (Fe-S)-binding protein produces the protein MRVSLFITCYNDTLFPETGKAVVRVLERLGHTVEFPTGQTCCGQMHYNTGYQAEAMPLLARFVDQFKGAEAVVVPSSSCVAMMRDHYPKMALALKDKELQRQVDELLPKVFEFSEFLTKRLGLEDVGAYYPHRVTYHASCHGLRNLVLGDGPMRLLKAVRGIDLVELQGLEQCCGFGGTFAVKNAEVSSAMLAEKTTAVLNTKAEACTACDNSCLMHIQGALHRQRTGVKTVHLAEILAGDQGVAL, from the coding sequence CTGCGAGTTTCGCTGTTTATTACCTGCTATAACGACACGCTGTTTCCTGAGACGGGTAAGGCCGTCGTGCGGGTACTGGAGCGGCTGGGCCATACGGTGGAGTTTCCTACGGGACAGACATGCTGCGGACAGATGCACTACAACACGGGGTATCAGGCTGAGGCGATGCCGCTGCTTGCGCGATTCGTCGATCAGTTTAAGGGAGCTGAGGCGGTGGTGGTGCCTTCGTCTTCGTGTGTGGCGATGATGCGGGATCACTATCCGAAGATGGCTTTGGCTCTGAAGGATAAAGAGCTACAGCGACAGGTGGATGAGCTGCTGCCGAAGGTGTTTGAGTTTTCGGAGTTTCTGACGAAGCGGTTGGGGCTGGAGGATGTTGGGGCTTACTATCCGCATCGGGTGACGTATCACGCGAGTTGTCATGGGTTGCGGAATCTGGTGTTGGGTGATGGGCCGATGCGGTTGTTGAAGGCTGTGCGCGGAATCGATCTGGTGGAGTTGCAGGGGCTGGAGCAGTGTTGTGGGTTCGGTGGGACCTTTGCGGTGAAGAACGCGGAGGTTTCGAGCGCGATGCTGGCGGAGAAGACGACTGCGGTTTTGAATACGAAGGCTGAAGCTTGCACGGCTTGCGATAACAGCTGCCTGATGCATATTCAGGGGGCGCTGCATCGGCAGAGGACTGGTGTGAAGACGGTGCATTTGGCGGAGATTCTGGCTGGGGACCAAGGGGTGGCGCTGTGA
- a CDS encoding L-rhamnose/proton symporter RhaT codes for MGPNPFIGVIFHWIGGFASATNFIPFRAIKRWSWEIYWLIQGFAAWIVAPIVLAGLLVPNLFGILHAAPASSIHYAIFWGILWGAGGLTFGLAIRYLGIALGYAIALGLCTAFGTLIPPIYDGSIHTIIHETSGQIILAGILLCLIAVAVNGAAGLSKEKEVTPEEKAEAGETDYNFGKGLAVAIFAGIMSSFFAFGLKAGAPIGALAKTELLAHNRLDLWQNLPVLIVVLWGGFLTNFVWSAILILKNGSIKQFAGQPGLNPMRASHSSGMTLVDFDPLDPSTYDHLAPKTLISNYIFASLAGVIWYFQFFFYSMGQTKMGKYDFSSWTLHMASIIIFATLWGLFLKEWRGTSRRTQALVALGLFLLVSSTIVVGYGNYLKANETPTTITTR; via the coding sequence GTGGGACCGAATCCTTTCATCGGCGTCATCTTTCACTGGATCGGCGGCTTCGCCTCCGCCACAAACTTCATCCCCTTCCGCGCCATCAAGCGATGGTCATGGGAGATCTACTGGCTCATCCAGGGATTTGCCGCCTGGATCGTCGCGCCCATCGTCCTCGCCGGTCTCCTCGTCCCGAATCTCTTCGGCATCCTCCACGCCGCGCCCGCATCCAGCATCCACTACGCCATCTTCTGGGGCATCCTCTGGGGAGCAGGCGGCCTCACCTTCGGCCTCGCCATCCGGTACCTCGGCATCGCCCTCGGGTACGCGATCGCCCTCGGCCTCTGCACCGCCTTCGGCACGCTCATCCCGCCCATCTACGACGGCTCCATCCACACCATCATCCACGAGACCTCCGGCCAGATCATCCTCGCCGGTATCCTCCTCTGCCTCATCGCCGTAGCCGTCAACGGAGCCGCCGGTCTCTCGAAAGAAAAAGAAGTCACCCCCGAAGAGAAGGCCGAAGCAGGCGAAACCGATTACAACTTCGGCAAGGGCCTCGCCGTCGCCATCTTCGCCGGCATCATGAGCTCGTTCTTCGCCTTCGGCCTCAAAGCCGGAGCACCCATCGGTGCCCTCGCCAAGACCGAACTCCTCGCCCACAACCGTCTCGACCTCTGGCAGAACCTCCCCGTCCTCATCGTAGTTCTCTGGGGAGGCTTCCTTACCAACTTCGTCTGGTCTGCCATCCTCATCCTCAAGAACGGCTCCATCAAACAGTTCGCAGGCCAGCCCGGTCTCAACCCGATGCGCGCGTCTCACTCCTCAGGCATGACGCTCGTCGACTTCGACCCACTCGACCCATCCACCTACGACCACCTCGCGCCCAAAACTCTCATCAGCAACTACATCTTCGCCTCGCTAGCCGGAGTCATCTGGTACTTCCAGTTCTTCTTCTACTCCATGGGCCAGACCAAGATGGGCAAATACGACTTCTCCAGCTGGACCCTCCACATGGCCAGCATCATTATCTTCGCAACCCTGTGGGGTCTCTTCCTCAAAGAGTGGCGAGGCACCAGCCGTCGCACCCAGGCGCTCGTCGCCCTTGGCCTCTTCCTACTCGTCAGCTCCACCATCGTCGTCGGCTACGGCAACTACCTCAAAGCCAACGAGACCCCCACCACCATCACCACACGATAG
- a CDS encoding rhamnulokinase, whose amino-acid sequence MRRTPDMALVPQDKRASIAVDLGAESCRVSLLRWVGGRPTILLVHRFANAPREVDGGLRWNLGMIEVGLDHGLRECAAIAHEGVRSIAVDGWAVDYVRVDAEGIAIADPFCYRDERTIKAERSLHRKISPERLRELTGVQLLRINTLYQLYADTLQGLPEGSQWLNLPEYVLSRWGGARVSERTNATHTQMVELKSRQWCREIFRAAHLDLACAPKLVPPGTEVGRVSGALAELPAFRDTVLIAPACHDTASAIAGIPATGDDWAYISSGTWSLVGTLLEQPRNGKAAAEENFTNLGAVGGRVCFHKNVNGMWLIRQCVDRWAADGQAWTVPELVAAAEKVLKPQGLLDVDDPELLLAGRMPQRINAQRIRKGFEVLVESAENAPEFASLIFHSLAARYAKVLDRVGFHSGKQLKRLFVVGGASQNDFLNRLTQEATGLEVFRGAAESSTVGNFAVQLAVLEGRRDTATGAHAEQVSRWAGLLVEALDEAARN is encoded by the coding sequence ATGAGACGGACGCCAGATATGGCACTGGTTCCGCAAGACAAGCGGGCTTCGATTGCGGTGGACCTGGGAGCGGAGAGCTGCCGGGTGTCGCTGCTGCGATGGGTGGGTGGAAGGCCCACGATCTTGTTGGTGCATCGATTTGCGAACGCGCCACGTGAGGTGGACGGAGGACTGCGCTGGAACCTAGGGATGATTGAGGTAGGTCTTGATCACGGCCTTCGGGAGTGTGCGGCAATTGCACACGAAGGAGTTCGTTCGATTGCGGTGGATGGCTGGGCGGTGGATTACGTGCGGGTCGATGCGGAGGGGATAGCCATCGCTGATCCGTTCTGCTATCGGGATGAGCGGACAATCAAGGCGGAGCGGTCGCTGCATCGGAAGATTAGCCCGGAGAGACTACGGGAGCTGACGGGGGTGCAGTTACTGCGGATCAATACGCTCTATCAGCTCTATGCGGATACGCTGCAGGGATTGCCGGAGGGAAGTCAGTGGTTGAATCTGCCGGAGTATGTGCTGTCGCGATGGGGCGGAGCTCGCGTGTCGGAGCGAACGAATGCGACACATACACAGATGGTGGAGCTGAAGAGTCGGCAGTGGTGTCGAGAGATCTTCAGGGCTGCACATCTTGATCTGGCTTGCGCTCCGAAGCTGGTTCCACCGGGGACGGAGGTTGGGAGAGTCAGCGGCGCGTTGGCGGAGTTGCCGGCGTTTCGCGATACGGTGTTGATTGCGCCGGCTTGCCATGACACTGCGTCGGCGATCGCAGGGATTCCGGCGACGGGAGATGATTGGGCTTATATCAGCTCGGGAACGTGGTCGTTGGTGGGGACGTTGTTGGAACAGCCTCGAAACGGAAAGGCTGCTGCAGAGGAGAACTTTACCAATCTCGGCGCAGTTGGGGGGCGGGTTTGTTTTCACAAAAATGTGAATGGGATGTGGTTAATACGGCAGTGTGTCGATAGATGGGCGGCGGATGGGCAGGCATGGACGGTGCCGGAGCTGGTTGCGGCAGCAGAGAAGGTGCTGAAGCCGCAGGGATTGCTGGATGTGGATGATCCCGAGTTGTTGCTGGCTGGGCGCATGCCGCAGAGGATTAATGCACAACGGATTCGCAAGGGGTTCGAAGTTTTGGTCGAGAGCGCGGAGAATGCTCCCGAGTTTGCAAGCCTGATCTTTCATAGTTTGGCGGCCCGGTACGCAAAGGTGTTGGATCGCGTTGGGTTTCATAGTGGCAAACAGTTGAAGCGACTGTTCGTCGTTGGTGGCGCAAGTCAAAATGATTTTCTAAATCGGCTGACGCAAGAGGCAACGGGGCTGGAAGTATTTCGGGGAGCTGCGGAGAGCTCGACGGTAGGGAACTTTGCGGTGCAACTCGCTGTGCTTGAGGGACGTCGGGATACGGCGACGGGGGCTCATGCGGAACAGGTTTCGCGGTGGGCAGGCTTGCTTGTGGAGGCGTTGGATGAGGCAGCAAGGAATTAG
- a CDS encoding TIM barrel protein, with amino-acid sequence MGINGAGTAERDAQRVWDALDGFRIEVPSWGFANTGTRFGKFVQAGAATTIEEKFSDAAQVNALTGASPTVALHVLWDLPGGKADVPAIQGLEKKYGVKSGSINPNLFQDAEYKYGSIANPSAEIRGNALAHLLDSVEIGRALGSKDVSLWIADGSNYPGTQSIRKRIGWMEEVLGAMHAALGDGQRMLVEYKPFEPAFYHTDIADWGMALELARRCGPKAKVLVDTGHHYQGTNIEQIVAWLLHVGQLGGFHFNDRKYADDDLTLGSIDPYQVFRIFHEILSVSAEERSGVAFMIDQSHNLKGKMEAMVQTVATAQELYAKAALVDRVRLAELQQACRLVEAEECFRSAFWQDVRPLVQQWRVARGLPADPLKALTESGYVEKISRERGSKNASSVSSYA; translated from the coding sequence ATGGGGATCAACGGTGCAGGGACAGCCGAGCGAGATGCGCAGAGGGTATGGGATGCGCTGGATGGCTTTCGAATCGAGGTTCCTTCCTGGGGGTTTGCCAATACCGGGACGCGGTTCGGGAAGTTTGTTCAGGCTGGAGCGGCAACGACGATTGAGGAGAAGTTCAGTGATGCTGCACAGGTTAATGCGTTGACGGGGGCGAGTCCTACTGTCGCGCTGCATGTGCTGTGGGATCTGCCGGGCGGGAAGGCGGATGTTCCGGCGATCCAGGGACTGGAAAAAAAGTACGGCGTGAAGTCGGGATCGATCAATCCGAATCTGTTTCAGGATGCCGAGTATAAGTACGGCTCGATTGCGAATCCGAGTGCGGAGATTCGTGGAAATGCTCTGGCGCATCTGCTCGATTCCGTGGAGATTGGGCGGGCGCTGGGATCGAAGGATGTTTCGTTGTGGATCGCGGATGGGTCGAACTATCCGGGGACGCAGAGTATTCGTAAGCGGATTGGGTGGATGGAAGAGGTGCTGGGTGCGATGCATGCAGCATTGGGAGATGGCCAGCGGATGCTGGTGGAGTACAAGCCCTTCGAACCGGCTTTTTATCATACGGACATTGCTGACTGGGGGATGGCGCTGGAGTTGGCTCGGCGATGTGGGCCCAAGGCTAAGGTGCTGGTGGATACGGGGCATCATTATCAAGGGACCAATATTGAACAGATTGTGGCTTGGCTGCTGCACGTGGGGCAGTTGGGGGGATTTCACTTCAACGACCGGAAGTATGCCGATGACGATCTCACGTTAGGCTCGATCGATCCGTACCAGGTGTTTCGGATCTTCCATGAGATTTTGAGCGTGAGTGCAGAGGAGCGTTCGGGGGTTGCGTTCATGATCGACCAGAGCCACAACCTGAAGGGCAAGATGGAGGCGATGGTGCAGACGGTCGCGACGGCGCAGGAGCTTTACGCGAAGGCTGCGCTGGTGGATCGAGTCAGGCTTGCTGAGTTGCAGCAGGCTTGCCGGTTGGTGGAGGCGGAAGAGTGCTTCCGGAGCGCGTTCTGGCAGGATGTAAGGCCGCTGGTGCAGCAGTGGCGAGTCGCTCGTGGACTGCCGGCGGACCCTCTGAAGGCGCTGACGGAGAGTGGGTATGTGGAGAAGATTTCCCGAGAGCGTGGGAGTAAGAATGCCAGTAGCGTTTCGAGCTACGCGTGA
- a CDS encoding bifunctional rhamnulose-1-phosphate aldolase/short-chain dehydrogenase yields MTVQSGLRFLEDRWDDAVAAKLDTPELLRYRSNLLGSDLRITNFGGGNTSSKLEQVDPLDGKTKQILWVKGSGGDLGSIKRGGFATLYMEKLLALEKAYRGVELEDEMVDMYPLCTFGNNPVAASIDTPLHGFLPFAHVDHLHPDWGIALAASANGKIKMEEFNKEFGHKLAWLPWQRPGFELGMMLKKIVEQTSGCDGVVLGGHGLFTWGDTQRESYLNTITIIDQLGQFIERHGSVAGHNHFGGVQVKSRDDRAAIALQIMPYLRGVVSRKQRWIGSFSDLPKVLEFVNSAQAQKLAHLGTSCPDHFIRTKIRPMFIKWNPAGDPAELKELIETSLETYRAEYEEYYKKHALPDSPALRDASPTVVLVPGVGMFSFGKNKTESRITGEFYINAIGVMQGAGSLGAGVDCKDIPQAGPAASADQFTVYANYVALPPSEAFRIEYWKLEEAKIRRQPQEKELSRRVALIVGGGSGIGREVALLAAERGAHVVIADRDVKGAEAVAEEVKGIVGKEAVSWTSIDIRDRKTIKSALEATIKQFGGIDILINTAALFPSSPDGVISDAQWALTLEVNVTANYLLTDEAAKIFAEQGIDASVVLTSSANAVVAKRGSEAYDVSKAALSHLVRELAVSLSPKVRVNGISPATVVKGSTMFPRDRVIASLKKYKLPFDEVDTDDGLRTVLAQFYATRTLTHQPIDPKDCAQAIMFLAGPLARCTTGHLIPVDGGLTEAYLR; encoded by the coding sequence ATGACAGTACAGAGCGGCCTGCGGTTTCTGGAAGATCGTTGGGATGATGCGGTAGCAGCGAAGCTCGATACACCTGAGCTGCTGAGGTATAGATCGAATCTTCTCGGGTCAGACCTGCGGATTACGAACTTTGGCGGGGGAAATACGAGTTCGAAGTTGGAGCAGGTCGATCCGCTGGATGGAAAGACGAAGCAGATTCTCTGGGTGAAGGGGAGCGGGGGTGACTTGGGAAGCATTAAGCGTGGGGGTTTTGCCACGCTGTATATGGAGAAGCTGCTGGCGCTTGAAAAGGCTTATCGCGGGGTGGAGCTAGAAGACGAGATGGTGGATATGTATCCGCTGTGTACGTTTGGGAATAACCCTGTTGCGGCTTCGATTGATACGCCGCTGCATGGGTTTCTGCCGTTTGCGCATGTGGATCATCTGCATCCGGACTGGGGGATCGCACTCGCGGCCTCGGCGAACGGAAAGATCAAGATGGAGGAGTTCAACAAGGAGTTCGGCCACAAGTTGGCGTGGTTGCCGTGGCAGAGACCTGGGTTTGAGCTAGGGATGATGCTGAAGAAGATCGTCGAGCAGACGTCGGGATGCGATGGCGTTGTTCTTGGCGGGCATGGGCTGTTTACGTGGGGAGATACGCAGCGTGAGAGCTATCTCAATACGATTACGATCATCGATCAGCTGGGGCAGTTTATTGAACGGCATGGGTCGGTTGCGGGGCATAACCATTTTGGCGGGGTGCAGGTGAAGAGCCGCGACGATCGAGCTGCGATTGCGCTGCAGATTATGCCGTATCTGCGTGGAGTTGTGTCGCGGAAGCAGCGATGGATCGGGAGCTTCAGCGATCTGCCGAAGGTGTTGGAGTTTGTGAACTCAGCGCAGGCGCAGAAGCTGGCGCATCTGGGGACGAGTTGCCCGGACCACTTTATTCGGACGAAGATTCGTCCGATGTTTATCAAGTGGAATCCGGCGGGTGATCCGGCGGAGTTGAAGGAGTTGATCGAGACGTCGCTGGAGACGTATCGCGCGGAGTATGAGGAGTATTACAAGAAGCATGCGCTGCCGGATTCACCTGCTCTTCGTGATGCGAGCCCGACGGTGGTGCTGGTGCCTGGCGTGGGCATGTTCAGCTTCGGGAAGAACAAGACCGAGTCGCGGATTACGGGCGAGTTTTATATCAACGCGATTGGGGTGATGCAGGGGGCTGGGTCGCTGGGCGCGGGTGTGGATTGTAAGGACATTCCGCAGGCCGGGCCGGCTGCTTCGGCCGATCAATTTACGGTGTATGCAAACTATGTTGCGCTGCCGCCGAGTGAGGCTTTTCGGATTGAGTATTGGAAGCTGGAAGAGGCGAAGATTCGCAGACAACCGCAGGAGAAGGAGTTAAGCCGAAGGGTTGCTCTGATTGTCGGCGGAGGGAGTGGGATTGGGCGCGAGGTCGCTTTGTTGGCTGCGGAACGCGGTGCGCATGTCGTTATTGCTGATCGCGATGTGAAGGGCGCGGAGGCGGTTGCAGAAGAGGTAAAGGGGATCGTCGGAAAAGAGGCGGTGAGCTGGACGAGTATCGATATTCGCGATCGAAAAACCATCAAGTCTGCGCTGGAGGCGACGATCAAGCAGTTTGGCGGCATCGATATCTTGATCAATACGGCCGCATTGTTTCCTTCTTCGCCGGATGGTGTGATCAGCGATGCGCAGTGGGCTTTGACGCTGGAGGTTAATGTTACGGCGAACTATTTGTTGACCGATGAGGCTGCAAAGATATTTGCTGAGCAGGGGATCGACGCGAGCGTGGTGCTGACGAGTTCTGCGAATGCTGTTGTTGCGAAACGGGGTAGCGAGGCTTACGACGTTAGCAAGGCTGCGTTGAGTCATCTGGTGCGGGAGCTGGCGGTGTCTTTGTCGCCGAAGGTGCGGGTGAATGGGATTAGTCCGGCCACGGTGGTGAAGGGTTCGACGATGTTTCCAAGAGACAGAGTGATCGCGTCGCTCAAAAAGTACAAGCTGCCCTTTGACGAAGTCGACACCGATGACGGGCTGCGGACTGTGCTCGCGCAGTTCTATGCAACGCGGACGCTGACGCATCAGCCGATCGATCCGAAGGATTGTGCGCAAGCGATTATGTTTCTTGCCGGACCGCTTGCTCGCTGCACGACAGGACATCTGATTCCGGTGGATGGTGGTTTGACTGAGGCTTATCTGCGGTAG